The window GGACTTCGGCTTTGCCGTCGGAATCGAATACAAAAACTTCGGGGCACGCATCGACGCATATCCCGCACCCGATGCATAATGCTTCATCTACAACTACTGTCATTTTATTTCTCCTTTTATTGGGGCAATCCGAGGATTTTTGCTATTTCGGGCTTATTGAAACCTATTATTATCTTACCATCAATTTCAACGACCGGCACGCCTAATTGTCCCGATTTATCTATCATTGCTTGGGCCTGTGATGGATCGGCCTGGACATCAATATCTTGAAAAGCAATATTATTTTCCGTTAAATATTTTTTTAAGATCTTGCAGTAAGGGCAGGATGGGGTCGAATAAATTATAACTGAATGGGCCATTGCTTTCTCCTATAATCTTACGTCAAAAAATCCGCGCTTTTCGCGTTCGATTATCCTTTTTTCACAATCACCGGGGCATTCAGCGATGTTCGGGTCGCCGCAAAGCGCGCACCTAAGCAATTTTTTTCCGCTTTCGATCTTGATCATAAGCTGTGCAAAGCAGTTTGGGCACGTAACCCTTTCCCCGTCCTCAATATTGCTTGGAAGCTCGAACTCATGGCTGCAAACCGTGCATTTTGTCTTGAAATTGTGGTTATTGTGATTCATTAATAGCCTTCAAGAGCTCTTCGGCGTTTATCCCGTGGACATCGGCTGCTTGTTCAAGAGTTTCGCCTTGCGCGATAACGCATCCGAGGCAGTGCATCCCATGCGACATAAGGACCGGCCCGGCCTTCGGGTTATGCTTTATGATCTCGGCAATGGTCATTTCTTTTGTTGCTGTAAACATGCTATAATTATACTTGTAAACTTCCAAACTTTCAATAGTTTAGCAAGAAAGGCGGGATTATGCAGTATGCGATAATCAATAAAGATAAAGTTGATGATTTTATTACCCGCCTCGCAGTCCAGGAAAAAGTTTATGCTCCAGTAGCCCGCGGATATGATAATTATTCGTTCGAAGAAGTGACATCAGGGAAAAATGTAGTTTCCGGCCGATATATCCCAACGATCCTCCCACCAAAAAAATACTTCATGCCCCAGCGCGAAACTCTTTTGGAATATAACCTAACCGAAGGCCAAAATATGAATGCGGTAGTTGAATACGAAAAAATGGCTATTTTCGGCGTGCATACTTGCGACTTGGCCGGTATCCAAGCGATGAATATGGTGTTTTCCGAAAAACCAGCGGACATAAATTATTTGATCAGAAAGAACAAGATAACGATCATCGGGCTCGAATGCATCGAATATTGCGACCAAAATGCGAGCTGCACGCTGGTCCATAACCATCTGCCGAATGGCGGGTACGATATGTTTTTTACGGATATCGGCGATTCTTTCTTTGTGCATGTAGCGACCCAAGCAGGCGAAGAGATAATCGAGAAGACAAAGGTGTTTTACGATGCCGACGCCCCCCATATGAGGCTGCTCGAGCAAGTCCGCGAAAGAAAGAAAAAAATATTCCACGACGAAGTCCCGATCGAATATCATGAGCTTCCCGAACTTTTCCAAAAAAGCTTTGATTCAAAAGTCTGGGATAATTTGGATAGCCGTTGCATCGCTTGCGGAAATTGTACCGCAGTATGCCCAACCTGCTATTGTTTTGATGTCAAAGAAGAGCCCGATCTTTCGCTTGTCCAAGGCAAACGATATAGGATATGGGATTCGTGCCAGAGCGAGCCATTCGCAAAAGTTTCCGGCGGCGAAAGTTTTAGGAAAATGCAGGGCGCAAGGCAGAGGCACAGGTATTTTCGTAAATTCAAATACCAATTTGACAAGTATTCCAGGCCGCATTGCACAGGATGCGGCAGATGCACAAGAGCTTGTATGGCAAAGATCAATTTAAAAGAAACCCTTAATGCATTGATCGCGGAGCACGCGTGAAAAAAGTAATTTTAAAAGATTCCAAATACGAAATTAAAAAGGGCAGGGTCGTAAGCGTTAGGCAGATGACCGACATGGAAAAGCTTTTCGAGATCGCTCTTCCCGGGAACCGGAGTTTGGACCATGAGCCCGGGCAATTTGTTGAAATGTCGCTTTTTGGCGTGGGTGAAGCGCCTATCTCTGTTTCCTCATCTCCCACAAAGCGTGGATCATTCGAAATGTGCGTAAGAAAAGTCGGGAAATTTACGAATGCCCTCCACAATCTTAAAGCAGGCGATGAAATAGGGGTCCGGGGCCCATTTGGAAAAGGTTTTCCGGTAAAACTATTGGAAGGAAACGATCTTTTATTCGTCGCGGGCGGGCTTGGGATCGTCCCGCTTCGGTCCTTGATAAATTTCGTCATCGATAATAGAAGAGATTTTGGAAAAGTGAACATTCTTCTTGGCTGTAAAACTCCCGACGACATGCTTTTTGGCGATGAAGTGGAAAACTGGCAAAAGCGCATAGATGTCAGCTTCAACTGCACCGTTGACAGGAGCGATCCCGATTGGAAAGGCAATGTTGGTTTGATAACATCGCTTATTCCCGGAGTTACATTGGCGCCAAACAGGACTTTTGCTGTTGTTGTCGGCCCGCCTATAATGTATAAGTTCGTTATAGGCGAGCTTTTGACAAAAAAGATTCCATCGCGGCAGATACTGGTTTCTCTTGAGCGGCATATGAAATGCGGCCTTGGGAAATGCGGCCATTGCCAGATCCAAAATTACTATTGCTGCCAGGATGGGCCGGTTTTTTCGTACGATAAGATAAAAAATATAAAAGAGGCTATATGACAAGACCAAAAGTCGCATTTTTCGATTTTACTTGTTGCGAGGGCTGCCAGCTCCAAGTTGCCAATATGGGGGAAGCGCTTGTTGATGTCCTCAATTTAATTGAGGTCGTCGAATTTCGTGAAGCGATGTCCGAGAAGTACGATGGAGAGCTCGATCTTGCGATCATCGAAGGAAGCATAACAACTCCGCATGATGTAGAAAGAATAAAAAAAATAAGAGCCAGATCTAAAGCTGTATTGGCGTATGGCTCATGCGCAACGATCGGCGGGGTCAACGGGATGAAAAACGCTTTCGATCTTAATGATATTCGAAAATATGTCTATGGCAAAGATTATGAGAAATTCGATACGCAAGAGACCAGAGCGGTCCACCAAGTTATCAAAGTCGATTATTTCGTAAACGGGTGTCCTGTTTATATCCCTGAATTTGTGACCGTTCTCAAAGCAGTTCTAGCCGGGCTTCCATACGCAGTTCCCGATCATGCAGCGTGTCTGGAATGCAAACTAAATGAAAACGTCTGCATGTATGATAAGGGAATTGGATGCTTGGGCCCTGTTACAAAAGCCGGATGCAATTCTTGGTGCATCAATAACGGTAATATATGTTATGGCTGTAGGGGAATGGTAACAAACCCGGCAGTCAACGGGGCTCGTGATGTTCTTACCAAATATAATATCCCGATGGATATGATCGTAAATAAGATGAATATGTATAACAAATGCAGGGAGATCGATCAAAATGCGAAACGTTAAAGTAAATGTCGAATATTTAACTCGAGTCGAGGGCCACGGGAATATTGTCGTAAATGTAAAAGACGGGAAGCTTGAAACATGCGAACTTCGGATAGTCGAGTCACCTCGTTTCTTTGAAGGTATGCTCCGAGGG is drawn from Candidatus Saganbacteria bacterium and contains these coding sequences:
- a CDS encoding 4Fe-4S dicluster domain-containing protein, which encodes MQYAIINKDKVDDFITRLAVQEKVYAPVARGYDNYSFEEVTSGKNVVSGRYIPTILPPKKYFMPQRETLLEYNLTEGQNMNAVVEYEKMAIFGVHTCDLAGIQAMNMVFSEKPADINYLIRKNKITIIGLECIEYCDQNASCTLVHNHLPNGGYDMFFTDIGDSFFVHVATQAGEEIIEKTKVFYDADAPHMRLLEQVRERKKKIFHDEVPIEYHELPELFQKSFDSKVWDNLDSRCIACGNCTAVCPTCYCFDVKEEPDLSLVQGKRYRIWDSCQSEPFAKVSGGESFRKMQGARQRHRYFRKFKYQFDKYSRPHCTGCGRCTRACMAKINLKETLNALIAEHA
- a CDS encoding FAD/NAD(P)-binding protein; this translates as MKKVILKDSKYEIKKGRVVSVRQMTDMEKLFEIALPGNRSLDHEPGQFVEMSLFGVGEAPISVSSSPTKRGSFEMCVRKVGKFTNALHNLKAGDEIGVRGPFGKGFPVKLLEGNDLLFVAGGLGIVPLRSLINFVIDNRRDFGKVNILLGCKTPDDMLFGDEVENWQKRIDVSFNCTVDRSDPDWKGNVGLITSLIPGVTLAPNRTFAVVVGPPIMYKFVIGELLTKKIPSRQILVSLERHMKCGLGKCGHCQIQNYYCCQDGPVFSYDKIKNIKEAI
- a CDS encoding glutaredoxin family protein, translating into MAHSVIIYSTPSCPYCKILKKYLTENNIAFQDIDVQADPSQAQAMIDKSGQLGVPVVEIDGKIIIGFNKPEIAKILGLPQ
- a CDS encoding cytochrome B, whose product is MTRPKVAFFDFTCCEGCQLQVANMGEALVDVLNLIEVVEFREAMSEKYDGELDLAIIEGSITTPHDVERIKKIRARSKAVLAYGSCATIGGVNGMKNAFDLNDIRKYVYGKDYEKFDTQETRAVHQVIKVDYFVNGCPVYIPEFVTVLKAVLAGLPYAVPDHAACLECKLNENVCMYDKGIGCLGPVTKAGCNSWCINNGNICYGCRGMVTNPAVNGARDVLTKYNIPMDMIVNKMNMYNKCREIDQNAKR
- a CDS encoding ferredoxin, with the protein product MTVVVDEALCIGCGICVDACPEVFVFDSDGKAEVLKQSCDTHNLEETADMCPVDAIEVSM
- a CDS encoding DUF1858 domain-containing protein, whose amino-acid sequence is MFTATKEMTIAEIIKHNPKAGPVLMSHGMHCLGCVIAQGETLEQAADVHGINAEELLKAINESQ